GACAGGTTACAATAAAAGCTACTTTTAATACAATGGAGATTTATGAAGCAGGATATCATTTATTGAAACTACATTTAAATCCCAAAATTCCGATTAGACTGATTGGCGTTAGCATCAGTGGCTTCGAAGATACTTCCGTTCCAGAACAAATCTCTATTTTCAACATGGATGAATTTAATAAAAGAGATACAATAGGAAACAATAGAAATGAAAAAATAGATATGGTGATGGACTCGATCCGTAATAAATATGGATCTGATAAAATTAGCAGAGCCTCTTTAATAATAAAATAAAATTGGTTCGCTTAGGCTCACAAACTTTGTGTCGCACTCAACTCTAGGTAAAGCTTAGAATTTGAAGTGCTCAAAATAAAATTTGTTCGTTTCTGCTCATAAGCTTTATATGAAGATATTTATTCTAAGTTAAGCAAATATTATTTAGAGTAGATTGGATAGATTAAAGAAACTAGGTGATAAGAATAGCGGTTCTGAACAACCGCAAAAATCATTTAGAACAACTTCTTGCTTAAAAAAAACAAAAAAGACAATAATTTTTAATAATATGGCTCAAGAAGCAGGAGTAACTAAAGCAACTTTATATAGCAACTCTAACATTAGAGAGAGGATTGAAGCATTAAGGTATCAACAAGCGCAAGTACCTACTCCTGCACAAATTGAAAGAGAAATGGATGAAAATAAGCAATTAAAGGATTCTGTTAAAATTAACTCTGCTGATATTTACAGAAACATATAAAATTTATAACATGAGGAAATTTATGGTATAATTTAATTATAGAATACTCCGCATTTGATTAAAAATATGATTTAGGGGAGCGTGGGATAATGAAAAAGAGGGGACTATGTTCAAGTAAAAAGATGCTAATAATCACTATTTTTTATTTGATAATATTCTCTTTTATGGGCTGTACCTCACAAGAAAGAGAAGATTCAAAAGAGCTCTCATCAAAAAATGAAATACTAAAAGTTGATGAAGCCATAGAGATTTATAGCTACGAAGAACTCGCAACTTTACCTTTAGAAAAAACATATGATTATGAAAGTGTTTTAAAAGACATGGAGCTCAACGGAAGTGATACAGAAGAAAGAAAAGCTAATTTTAAGGCTCATCACGATGATAATAGTAGATTAATTATTCCTAATTCAACGACAACAGTTAGATATGCTAAATTAGCAATGGATTCCTACAAATTTACTAATCTTCTTAAAAAATATGAGCTAACACCAGTTCTTTATATAGGATTATATTATACTTCAGTCAATTCACCTGATAAAATAGTTTCTATTAATGATCCTTTCATTAAAACTTCAAGTGGAGCAGATTGTATATTTACCAATGGAAATATATTTTATCGTTTAGAAAGTGGAAACTCTTTTTATTACGGTGTGAATGGCGATGTATATAAAACAAAAGGTAACACTATTATAAAAAACATAGATTTTGATGGTAGATATTATTCATCTTCTCTAAACTCCAATTAGAATTTTAAGAGATACAAGAAAAAGGGATATATTATACATGTATAATATATCCCTTTTTTGTATTTATTAATATTTCTTTAAATTAGCTATGGATAATCTATGATACTCTACCTGCGTGAATTCTTATTTTTGATAAAATCTCTCGTCTGCTTCATAGCGCCTTTGCTGCCGAACATCTCTTTTATCTTCTCACGTTCTAGCTGATTGGCTCTCAGTTCATTATATTTTAACTCCCTTTGAAGTTTCTTATAGCTTTTCAAACGCTCGATATCCAGATCTCCCTTTTCAATAGCTTCTCTGACTGCGCAATGAGGCTCTCCTTCATGTTTACAGTCTGTGAACTTGCAATCTTTCGCAATTTTCTCTATATCATCAAAGGATCGCTCTAGATCTGCACTGACGATGCCAAGTTCTCTCATTCCAGGGGTATCAATAATAACCCCTAGGTTTGGCACTACAAATAGCTGTCGATGGGTTGTGGTGTGCTTTCCTTTATGGTCATCTCGTATACCATTGGTTTTCAAAACTTCTTCACCAATTAATTTATTGATTAAAGTAGATTTTCCAACACCGGATGATCCGATAAAAGCCACAGTCCTTCCATTTTCAATATATTTTTGAATACTGGAGTAGCCTTCCTCCAAAATACTGCTAGTAACTAATACATCGACACCCATTGCTACTGTACCAATTTCCAAAAGCTTCTGTTGAATATCTTCACATAGATCAGATTTCGTTAAGACAACAACCGGAGTGGCCATGCTCTCCCAAGCAACCGCAATATATCGTTCTAGCCTTCTGATATTGAAATCGTTGTTCAGTGACATACAGATGAAAACTGTATCCACATTCGTAGCAATGATTTGACTGTCACTTTTTAGGCCAGCAATTTTCCTTTCAAAACAGCTTTTCCTCGTAAGTATATGATGGATAATTGCATGCCCATTGATATCCGTATCTCTATCGACCAACACCCAATCTCCAACCGCTGGATACTGTATAGAATCCTTAGAAAAATAACTCATTTTCCCCGAAACCTGTGCAAAAATTTCTCCATTTTCCATAATTACTTTATAGAGATCTCTGTACTGTACAGATACTCTTGCAATCATTAAATTTTCATCTAATATTTTAGACTCTTGAATGTGCTTTTCGCTTAATCCTAAATCATATAAATTTACTTTCTTCAAATTGTTTCCTCCCATATCGGTATAAAGTTTGATAGAGGGAGGCCTTATGATTACGACTTATAAGCCTCCCTATTTGGTACAATCTGCAGTTTAAATTCTATATATTGATTTGCCATAAAACATCTCTCCTTTCATCTAAAATATTTCATAGTCCTTGCTATGAGTATGCATCTTTTCGTACTTCTTTACTCTATCAGATTTCTAGTATTCCATCAATGTATTTGTGTTATGATATAAAGATAAGGAGTGATACAATGAGAAATATCAAATTAGTTATTGAATATGATGGTAGCCGATATGATGGCTGGCAGCGGTTGAAAGATTCAGAACAGACGATTCAAGGAAAAATAGAAAAGGTGCTCAATGAAATGACCGGTTCTTCTGTTGAAATTATAGGCTCTGGTAGAACAGATGCAGGTGTTCACGCTAAAAATCAGATCGCTAACTTTAAAACAAAATCTAGCATGAGTATTCGAGATATCCATAATTATATGAACCACTACCTTCCTCAAGATATTGTCGTCAAAGAAGTAAAAGAGGTATCCGATCGATTTCATAGCAGATACAATGCTCAGAAGAAGAAATATACCTATTATGTTTGGAACCATCGGATTCCATCTGCCTTCCAGCGAAAATACAGCTACTATTTTCCAGAAACTCTGGATCTTCAGCGCATGGAAGCAGCGGCAAATCAACTCCTTGGAACCCATGACTTTATTGGATTTTCATCCGTCAAAAAAGCAAAGAAATCCACAGTGAGAACCATCGAAGAAATCACCATCGTTCAGAATAACCATATGCTTGAATTCAGCTTTATCGGTGATGGATTTTTACATAATATGATCCGTATTTTAATGGGGACTTTACTGGAAATCGGTACGAGGGAAAAAGACATTTCTTGTATTGATGAAATATTTACGAGCAAAACTAGAGCTATGGCAGGAAAAACTGCTCCTGCTCAAGGTTTATTTTTAGAAGAAGTATATTATTAACGCTATCCTTTTATAAAATCAGAGAACGGTTCTATCTAATCTCAAAGATTAGATAGAACCGTTCTCTACATCCTAGTTTTTATATTCTATGTTTTTTCTATAGCCATCATATCCAATCGTCGTATGCGCAAACTCTTTTTTAGCATTATGTTCATAGAAATTTGGTTCCTTAAGAGCGGGACTAAAATGAGTCAGAAGAAGTTCCTTTACCTTCCCTTTCTTTGCTAATTCTCCTGCTTCCATAAAGGTCATATGCTTATTTTTTATGGCTTTATCCATATCATCGTTATCTCCATAGGTGCCTTCACAGATGAATAAATCACTTTGATTAATCCATTGCGGTATATCCTTCGTTGGTCTGGTATCCGTAATATAAGTCAGCTTAATCCCCCGTCTCTGTTCTCCTAAAACTAAATCAGGGCTGTATTTTCTATCACCAGCAACAATAGTTTCCCCTTTTTGGAGTTTAGACCAAATCAATCTTGGTACATCATTTTTTATAGCCTTTTCTGGCTCAAATTTAGGTCTTCTATTGAGATAAAAACTATAGCCAAAGCAAGGTGCAGAATGATCTAATTCAAGTGTGGATACTGTGATTTCATCATTCATACCATCTTTCTGCTCTTTTATTTTAAGACCCTGCTCTGTATTGGTTATGCCTAATTTACCCTTCGGATCTTCTATGATCTCTATAGAATAAGGTAACTGTTTTATACTTAAAAGCAACCCTCGCATCACATCCGATATTCCCTTGGGCCCTACGATGGTGACAGGATCAAGTCGTTGGCTATTTCCCATGGTAGATAATAGCCCTGGGATACCGAAAATATGATCTCCGTGGACATGGGTGATGCAGATGATATCAATAGATTTAAATCCAGCATTCATCTTTCTGATGGCAACTTGAGTGCCTTCGCCACAATCGACGAGTATCTTTCTTCCTTTGTAATTAATCATCAACGAAGAAAGATGTCGTTCTGGCATAGGCATCCCTCCACCACTTCCCAACAATGTTACGTTCAGCATAGAACCACCCTTTTACCTAAAATTTAATCTTCGGCTTCTTCGAATCTGTTGATCTGTTTCCCATGAACCTCCGTGGTCCCCAAAAACATAGCAAGAGGTCTGACCCATATACCAAATTCACCGTACAGCGCCTTATATACGACAAGATCTTCCTCTGTTTCCGAATGCTTCGCTAGATATAAAACCAAATATTCATTTCCTTTGAAATGCTTATATTTTTTTCCTATTTTTAGAGTTCTCTTATCCAAAATATCGCTTCCTTCCAGCTATTTTTTATAAAGTTCGCGATCTTCTTTGATTAGTTTTTCTTCCCAAATCATTCTGAGCAAAGTTAAATCCTCTGTATAGTCTGTTTTAGTCTCATCTTTATCGTATTCCAAATTCTCCAGTATTTCTATTGTAAAATTCTCTTTACCATGTTCTCTCCATTCCTTTTGTAACTCTCTATTGGGATGGTTGCCAGCTTCTAGCTTAAATCTACTGCCATTAATGGTTCCTTTTAAATCCTTCGTGGCTTCAATAAAACATTTATTATTAAAATGAGAACGAACGATATAGATGCCCATTTCTGGTTTCATCATTCGATACTGTTCTTTTAACTCTTTTTTTCTATCCACTGACTAGTACCCCATTTCTTTCAATATCCTAGATAAAGTACGCAAACGTTCTCCAATCAGCTCGCTATCATCGCTCAGTGCTTGATTGAAAAGTTTAATATCTTCATCTATTTTATCGTTTTCAGTGCATACTGCTACTGTCATTGCATCTCCTTGTAACCCGATCCGATCGATGACAACATTATTCTCGTCGTACAGCTTTGGATATCGATAGGCGTCTTGGAAATGTAATTTAGTTCTACATACCAAAATTGCTAAATCTAAAACTCTATGAAGCGGTAACTCCTCTGATTGTCTC
Above is a genomic segment from Alkaliphilus oremlandii OhILAs containing:
- a CDS encoding DUF6262 family protein, producing the protein MDRLKKLGDKNSGSEQPQKSFRTTSCLKKTKKTIIFNNMAQEAGVTKATLYSNSNIRERIEALRYQQAQVPTPAQIEREMDENKQLKDSVKINSADIYRNI
- a CDS encoding GIY-YIG nuclease family protein; the encoded protein is MDRKKELKEQYRMMKPEMGIYIVRSHFNNKCFIEATKDLKGTINGSRFKLEAGNHPNRELQKEWREHGKENFTIEILENLEYDKDETKTDYTEDLTLLRMIWEEKLIKEDRELYKK
- the rsgA gene encoding ribosome small subunit-dependent GTPase A, which translates into the protein MKKVNLYDLGLSEKHIQESKILDENLMIARVSVQYRDLYKVIMENGEIFAQVSGKMSYFSKDSIQYPAVGDWVLVDRDTDINGHAIIHHILTRKSCFERKIAGLKSDSQIIATNVDTVFICMSLNNDFNIRRLERYIAVAWESMATPVVVLTKSDLCEDIQQKLLEIGTVAMGVDVLVTSSILEEGYSSIQKYIENGRTVAFIGSSGVGKSTLINKLIGEEVLKTNGIRDDHKGKHTTTHRQLFVVPNLGVIIDTPGMRELGIVSADLERSFDDIEKIAKDCKFTDCKHEGEPHCAVREAIEKGDLDIERLKSYKKLQRELKYNELRANQLEREKIKEMFGSKGAMKQTRDFIKNKNSRR
- a CDS encoding DUF6530 family protein; this encodes MKIPTNLKHKPVIVSENYKNVDGRYAYNTDAQGISLGLAQWNDRGKVDISAKVWRHTGEKWSRQSEELPLHRVLDLAILVCRTKLHFQDAYRYPKLYDENNVVIDRIGLQGDAMTVAVCTENDKIDEDIKLFNQALSDDSELIGERLRTLSRILKEMGY
- the truA gene encoding tRNA pseudouridine(38-40) synthase TruA encodes the protein MRNIKLVIEYDGSRYDGWQRLKDSEQTIQGKIEKVLNEMTGSSVEIIGSGRTDAGVHAKNQIANFKTKSSMSIRDIHNYMNHYLPQDIVVKEVKEVSDRFHSRYNAQKKKYTYYVWNHRIPSAFQRKYSYYFPETLDLQRMEAAANQLLGTHDFIGFSSVKKAKKSTVRTIEEITIVQNNHMLEFSFIGDGFLHNMIRILMGTLLEIGTREKDISCIDEIFTSKTRAMAGKTAPAQGLFLEEVYY
- a CDS encoding DUF1653 domain-containing protein encodes the protein MDKRTLKIGKKYKHFKGNEYLVLYLAKHSETEEDLVVYKALYGEFGIWVRPLAMFLGTTEVHGKQINRFEEAED
- a CDS encoding ribonuclease Z — protein: MLNVTLLGSGGGMPMPERHLSSLMINYKGRKILVDCGEGTQVAIRKMNAGFKSIDIICITHVHGDHIFGIPGLLSTMGNSQRLDPVTIVGPKGISDVMRGLLLSIKQLPYSIEIIEDPKGKLGITNTEQGLKIKEQKDGMNDEITVSTLELDHSAPCFGYSFYLNRRPKFEPEKAIKNDVPRLIWSKLQKGETIVAGDRKYSPDLVLGEQRRGIKLTYITDTRPTKDIPQWINQSDLFICEGTYGDNDDMDKAIKNKHMTFMEAGELAKKGKVKELLLTHFSPALKEPNFYEHNAKKEFAHTTIGYDGYRKNIEYKN